From Chloracidobacterium thermophilum B:
TCGCGGTGGATGGCAAGCGGGCTGTGGGCGCCAGGCTATGGCTTCCCTTTGCCGCCGTGGTGGGACTGGTGGTGGTCGGGCTGATCGCCGGCGGCGGGTGGTATCTTTCCCGGCGCGCAGCCACAGCCGGGCAGGGAGCCACAAACTTGGACTCTCCCAAACCACCCCCAGCGCCGCCGGGAATGGTCTATATCCCCGGCGGGACGTTTATCATGGGCAACAACGCCAGTGCTGACGACTTTGAAAAGCCGGAGCATGAACGCCAGGTCGCCCCGTTCTTCATGGACCGCACGGAAGTCACCAACGAGCAGTACGCCCGGTTCGTCCAGGAAACCGGACACCCGCCGCCACCCAACTGGAAAGGCGAGAAAACCTTTCCGCCAGGGACGGCCAAACTGCCCGTTGCTGAGGTCAGTTGGGATGACGCGCAGGCTTTTGCCAAATGGGCCGGTAAACGTTTGCCCACGGAAGTCGAATGGGAGTATGCCGCGCGGGGTACTGACCGTCGGCTTTATCCGTGGGGGATGGAGTTTGATCCGACAAAACTCAACGCCGGCCGTGACATCAGCCAAATCAAAGACCAACGCCGCCAGGTGGGAAGTTTTCCGGGCGAAAGCCCCTTCGGTCTGCTGGATATGGCTGGCAACGTGGCGGAGTGGACGGACAGCGGCTATGACCTCTATCCCGGCAGTCAGGCCGTCATCAAACCTCAGTTCCAGCCGCTCAAGATCATTCGTGGTGGCTGCTTTGCCGACGACGCCCGCAAGACGATGGTGACGCGCCGCCTGATGAATGAGCGTACGTTCCGCGATCTTTCAACGGGCTTCCGCTGCGCCAAGGACGCTCCGCCAGCCAAGGCGGCCGCCACACCATAGCGCGGTGGGCAGGTTCCACGTCCTACATATCTCACACCATCTCACATCATCCACCTCGGTCATGCCGCGCCTAAAGCTGACGGTTGAGTACGACGGCACGGAGTACGCCGGCTGGCAGGCGCAGGCGAATGCCCGCAGCATTCAGGCGGTGCTGGCGGCCGCTTTCACACCCCTGCTGGGCCAGCCAGCACAACTCCACGCGGCCGGGCGTACGGATGCCGGAGTCCATGCTCTGGGGCAGGTTGTCCATACGGATGTCCATCAGATGCGCGCCCCGGAAACCTGGCGCGCGGCGCTCAACGCCCACCTTCCGCCGGACATTCGGGTGCGGCAGGTTGAGGTGGTTGGTGCTGATTTTCACGCCCGGAAGTCGGCGCGGGGCAAGCTCTACCACTATGCGTTCTGGTGTGGACGGGTCGAAAGCACGCGGTGGCGGCGCTACAGCCTGCACGTTCCCCAGCCACTTGACTGGGAAGCCATGCGGGAAGCGGCGCAGCACTTTGTCGGACGCCACGACTTTGCGCCCTTCAGCGTGGCCGACCGGACGGTGCAGACTACGGTGCGTACGATTCACTGGGTGACGTGGCATGGGGTCTCCGCTCCGGGAGGCTCAGCCCAGGATGGCTCCGGCAATGCTTCCTTCAGCCCGCCGGAACTGCTGGCCGTGGCGTTTTACGGAGACGGGTTTCTGCGGTATCAGGTACGGCGCATGGTAGGCACGCTGCTGGCCGTGGGGCAGGGCAAGCTGCCGCCGACGGCCGTGGCCGGGATACTTTGTGGAGCAAAGGAGTTTGCCGCTGCTGCCACGGCGCCAGCCCAAGGCTTGACGCTCATGCAGGTTGATTACTAGTATTCGCAGCGCTTTTTTGCATACCCGCACCGGCGTTCAGACGCCGTACTTTACCGGTCGGTTTCATCCAGTGAAGTTCTGAATGCACGAATTGGAAACCCTCATTGAACCCGGCTCGCCGGACGCTTTTCTGCTGCGCCAACTCGACCCCAACCGCCTGCCCAAACACGTGGCCATCATCATGGATGGCAACGGACGCTGGGCGAACCGGCAGGGCAAGGCCCGCATTGCCGGCCACCCGGCCGGCGTCGAAGCCGTGCGGGCGACGGTGGAAAACTGCGCCCGGCTGGGCATTCCCACCCTGACGCTCTACGCCTTTTCTTCGGAGAACTGGCGGCGGCCGCGGGTTGAAGTCACAATGCTGATGCGCCTGCTGCACCAGTGCCTTGAGCGTGAAGTGCCGCTGCTGAACCGCCATGGCGTGCGCCTGCGGTTCATCGGCCGGCTGGAAGGCTTGTCGGCCGAGATTCGGAAGGCCCTGGACTATGCTGTATCCGCCACGGCGCACAACCAGCGGATGACGCTCAACGTCGCGTTCAACTACGGCGGTCGGGCCGAAATTGTGGATGCCCTGCGCAGTGTGGTACGCGAGTTTATGGGGCTGGGGCGCTCGCTCGACACGCTGACCGAAGCCGATGTCGCCCGCCACCTCTACACGGACAGCGACCCCGACCTGCTCATTCGTACCAGCGGTGAAATGCGCCTGAGCAACTTTCTGCTGTGGCAGATGGCCTACACGGAAATCTTCGTGACCGATACCCTGTGGCCGGATTTCAACCGCACCCACCT
This genomic window contains:
- the truA gene encoding tRNA pseudouridine(38-40) synthase TruA; translation: MPRLKLTVEYDGTEYAGWQAQANARSIQAVLAAAFTPLLGQPAQLHAAGRTDAGVHALGQVVHTDVHQMRAPETWRAALNAHLPPDIRVRQVEVVGADFHARKSARGKLYHYAFWCGRVESTRWRRYSLHVPQPLDWEAMREAAQHFVGRHDFAPFSVADRTVQTTVRTIHWVTWHGVSAPGGSAQDGSGNASFSPPELLAVAFYGDGFLRYQVRRMVGTLLAVGQGKLPPTAVAGILCGAKEFAAAATAPAQGLTLMQVDY
- a CDS encoding isoprenyl transferase, with amino-acid sequence MHELETLIEPGSPDAFLLRQLDPNRLPKHVAIIMDGNGRWANRQGKARIAGHPAGVEAVRATVENCARLGIPTLTLYAFSSENWRRPRVEVTMLMRLLHQCLEREVPLLNRHGVRLRFIGRLEGLSAEIRKALDYAVSATAHNQRMTLNVAFNYGGRAEIVDALRSVVREFMGLGRSLDTLTEADVARHLYTDSDPDLLIRTSGEMRLSNFLLWQMAYTEIFVTDTLWPDFNRTHLLEALVAYQRRQRRFGGVETVGVPVSALA